One genomic region from Streptomyces sp. Li-HN-5-11 encodes:
- a CDS encoding inorganic phosphate transporter: MDHITFLVAVVIVTALAFDFTNGFHDTANAMATSIATGALKPKTAVLVSGVLNIAGAFLSTEVARTISGGIVDDTLVSPGMIFAGLVGAILWNLLTWLVGLPSSSSHALFGGLIGAVWVGAGSHGVHFDKVVEKILIPAVASPVVAGLAALVATYLAYKLTARARKESVTRGFRLGQIASASLVSLAHGTNDAQKTMGVITLTLISAGALGHDAGPPVWVIASAGLAIGLGTYIGGWRIIRTMGKGLTEIQSPQGFAAETASTTVILTSAHLGFALSTTQVASGSILGAGLGRRLAEVRWGVAGRMVAAWLITLPAAALVGGVSASAVKHGGNFGTVVVALVGTALAGGIVLLSRRNPVHANNVNDHHEVAIRTEPPARVGAAA; encoded by the coding sequence ATGGACCACATCACGTTCCTCGTGGCGGTCGTCATCGTCACGGCCCTGGCCTTCGACTTCACCAACGGATTCCACGACACCGCGAACGCGATGGCCACCTCCATCGCGACCGGCGCGCTCAAGCCGAAAACCGCGGTGCTCGTGAGCGGGGTCCTCAACATCGCCGGCGCCTTCCTGTCCACGGAAGTCGCCAGGACGATCTCCGGCGGCATCGTCGACGACACCCTCGTCAGCCCAGGGATGATCTTCGCGGGGCTGGTCGGTGCGATTCTGTGGAACCTGCTGACCTGGCTGGTCGGGCTGCCGTCCAGTTCCTCCCACGCCCTGTTCGGCGGGCTGATCGGTGCGGTGTGGGTCGGCGCAGGCTCCCACGGCGTGCACTTCGACAAGGTTGTCGAGAAGATCCTGATCCCCGCCGTCGCCTCGCCGGTCGTGGCGGGTCTCGCCGCCCTGGTCGCCACCTACCTCGCGTACAAGCTCACCGCCCGCGCCCGCAAGGAGTCGGTCACCAGGGGCTTCCGGCTCGGGCAGATCGCCTCCGCCTCGCTGGTGTCGCTCGCGCACGGCACGAACGACGCGCAGAAGACCATGGGCGTCATCACCCTGACCCTGATCTCCGCGGGCGCCCTCGGCCACGACGCCGGGCCGCCGGTGTGGGTCATCGCCTCGGCCGGTCTCGCCATCGGTCTGGGCACCTACATCGGCGGCTGGCGGATCATCCGCACCATGGGCAAGGGCCTGACGGAGATCCAGTCCCCGCAGGGCTTCGCCGCCGAGACGGCCTCCACGACCGTCATCCTCACCTCCGCCCACCTGGGCTTCGCCCTGTCCACCACGCAGGTGGCCTCCGGCTCCATCCTCGGCGCGGGTCTGGGCAGGCGCCTGGCGGAGGTCCGCTGGGGCGTCGCCGGCCGCATGGTGGCCGCCTGGCTGATCACACTGCCCGCCGCCGCGCTGGTCGGCGGGGTCTCGGCGAGCGCCGTCAAGCACGGCGGCAACTTCGGCACCGTCGTCGTCGCGCTGGTCGGTACCGCCCTCGCCGGGGGCATCGTGCTGCTCTCGCGCCGCAACCCGGTGCACGCGAACAACGTCAACGACCACCACGAGGTGGCCATCCGCACCGAGCCGCCGGCCCGCGTCGGCGCGGCCGCCTGA
- a CDS encoding VOC family protein, whose protein sequence is MDLKLNTCFIAVDDHDKAMEFYCDVLGLEVRNDVKYEGMRWVTVGSPLQPDVSIVLEPPAANPDLSPADRDAMEQLLAKGVLRGVNFTTEDCDALFARVRESGAEVIQEPMDMPYGVRDCAFRDPAGNMLRFMERKG, encoded by the coding sequence ATGGACCTGAAACTCAACACGTGTTTCATCGCGGTCGACGATCATGACAAGGCGATGGAGTTCTACTGCGACGTCCTGGGCCTGGAGGTCCGCAACGACGTCAAGTACGAGGGGATGCGCTGGGTGACCGTCGGGTCGCCGCTGCAGCCGGACGTGTCGATCGTGCTGGAGCCGCCGGCGGCGAACCCCGACCTCTCCCCGGCCGACCGGGACGCGATGGAGCAGCTGCTGGCCAAGGGCGTGCTGCGCGGGGTCAACTTCACCACCGAGGACTGCGACGCCCTCTTCGCCCGCGTCCGGGAATCCGGTGCCGAGGTGATCCAGGAACCTATGGACATGCCGTACGGGGTGCGCGACTGCGCGTTCCGGGACCCGGCGGGGAACATGCTGCGGTTCATGGAGCGCAAGGGGTGA
- a CDS encoding family 2 encapsulin nanocompartment cargo protein polyprenyl transferase, translated as MAEFMTETTQRPSGVRRLAGTARTGGAGPVEPLPRRPVGGRGNGPAGGSESQDAAVILQRARASVDPELRAAVTSLPASMRRIARYHFGWEHADGTPAAGHGGKAIRPALVLAAAALGGPGAREAAARAAAAVELVHNFTLLHDDVMDRDTTRRHRPTAWTVFSDTDAILTGDALQALALRLLAEDPHPASQAAAARLAACVVELCAGQQADTALERRAPDEVTLTEVLAMAEAKTGALLGCACAVGALYAGAADEEVEALDAFGRQAGLAFQLIDDVIGIWGDTSRTGKPVGADLAVRKKSLPVVAALTSGTPAAAELAELYARPHQEGDEERTALAVERAGGRDWAQAQAADRMARAVHELSRAVPDPAAAGGLLALAEFVTRRTA; from the coding sequence ATGGCCGAGTTCATGACGGAGACGACGCAGCGCCCGTCCGGCGTGCGACGCCTCGCCGGGACGGCGCGGACGGGCGGGGCGGGACCCGTCGAGCCTCTGCCCCGCCGCCCCGTCGGCGGACGCGGCAACGGCCCGGCGGGGGGCTCCGAGAGCCAGGACGCGGCCGTGATCCTCCAGCGTGCCCGGGCGTCGGTCGACCCCGAGCTGCGGGCGGCGGTCACCTCGCTGCCCGCCTCCATGCGCCGGATCGCGCGCTACCACTTCGGCTGGGAGCACGCCGACGGCACCCCGGCGGCGGGCCACGGAGGCAAGGCGATCCGCCCCGCGCTCGTCCTGGCCGCCGCCGCGCTCGGCGGGCCCGGGGCACGGGAGGCGGCGGCGCGGGCCGCCGCCGCGGTGGAACTGGTCCACAACTTCACGCTGCTGCACGACGACGTGATGGACCGGGACACCACCCGCCGGCACCGGCCCACCGCGTGGACGGTGTTCAGCGACACCGACGCCATCCTCACCGGGGACGCCCTGCAGGCGCTGGCCCTGCGGCTGCTCGCCGAGGATCCGCATCCCGCGTCGCAGGCGGCCGCCGCACGGCTCGCGGCCTGCGTCGTCGAGCTGTGCGCCGGCCAGCAGGCGGACACGGCCCTGGAGCGGCGGGCCCCCGACGAGGTCACGCTCACCGAGGTGCTCGCCATGGCCGAGGCCAAGACGGGTGCGCTGCTCGGCTGCGCCTGCGCGGTCGGCGCGCTGTACGCGGGCGCGGCGGACGAGGAGGTCGAGGCACTGGACGCCTTCGGCCGGCAGGCCGGACTGGCCTTCCAGCTCATCGACGACGTGATCGGCATATGGGGCGACACCAGCCGCACCGGCAAGCCGGTCGGCGCCGACCTCGCCGTCCGCAAGAAGTCCCTGCCGGTGGTGGCCGCGCTCACCTCCGGCACTCCGGCCGCCGCGGAGCTTGCCGAGCTGTATGCCCGGCCCCACCAGGAAGGAGACGAGGAGCGCACCGCGCTGGCCGTGGAACGGGCCGGCGGACGGGACTGGGCGCAGGCCCAGGCGGCCGACCGGATGGCCCGGGCCGTCCACGAACTGTCCCGCGCCGTCCCGGACCCCGCGGCCGCGGGCGGCCTGCTGGCCCTGGCGGAGTTCGTGACCAGACGCACCGCCTGA
- a CDS encoding helix-turn-helix transcriptional regulator: MNREDLVRLRKARDRMDREYAEPLDVPALARTALMSPGHFQRLFREAYGETPYSYLMTRRVERAKTLLRRGDLTVTEVCIAVGCTSLGSFSSRFTELVGETPSAYRARSHEESADILPCVARVYTRPTRTYRPY, encoded by the coding sequence GTGAATCGTGAGGATCTGGTACGCCTGCGCAAGGCCCGCGACCGCATGGACCGCGAGTACGCCGAACCCCTCGACGTTCCCGCCCTCGCCCGCACCGCCCTGATGTCGCCCGGCCACTTCCAGCGGCTGTTCCGCGAGGCCTACGGCGAGACCCCGTACAGCTACCTCATGACCCGCCGTGTCGAACGCGCCAAGACCCTGCTGCGCCGGGGCGACCTCACGGTCACGGAGGTCTGCATCGCGGTCGGCTGCACCTCCCTCGGCTCCTTCAGCTCCCGCTTCACCGAGCTGGTCGGCGAGACGCCGAGCGCCTACCGGGCCCGCTCGCACGAGGAGAGCGCCGACATCCTGCCGTGTGTCGCGCGGGTGTACACCCGCCCGACCAGGACGTATCGGCCGTACTGA
- a CDS encoding pyridoxal-phosphate dependent enzyme — protein sequence MAGSPVPDPTALSPRLPSPLQDIDDDRFARRGLRLLLKRDDLIHPELVGNKWRKLAPNLRAAAGRTIVTFGGAHSNHLRATAAAGRLLGLPTVGVVRGEELADRPLNPSLARCAADGMRLHFVDRSSYRRKTEPETLAAVLRAAGAEDALVVPEGGSNALAVRGCRALGEELGDHADVAAVACGTGGTLAGLAAGLAPGRRALGIPVLRGGFLSGDIRALQEQAFGGRRGNWSLDDRFHFGGYARTTAELDAFAEDFTERHGLPVERLYVAKLLFALVTLADEGAFPRGTTIAAVVTGRPFPDRETA from the coding sequence GTGGCCGGCTCACCTGTCCCCGATCCCACCGCGCTCTCGCCGCGGCTGCCCTCCCCGCTGCAGGACATCGACGACGACCGTTTCGCCCGTCGCGGGCTGCGTCTGCTGCTCAAGCGCGACGACCTGATCCATCCGGAACTGGTCGGCAACAAGTGGCGCAAGCTGGCGCCGAACCTCAGGGCCGCGGCCGGCCGCACGATCGTCACGTTCGGCGGCGCCCACTCCAACCATCTGCGGGCCACCGCGGCCGCCGGCCGCCTGCTCGGACTGCCGACGGTCGGCGTGGTCCGCGGCGAGGAACTGGCCGACCGCCCCCTGAACCCCTCCCTGGCCCGGTGCGCGGCCGACGGGATGCGGCTGCACTTCGTCGACCGGTCGTCGTACCGGCGCAAGACCGAACCGGAGACCCTCGCGGCCGTGCTGCGCGCGGCGGGGGCCGAGGACGCACTCGTCGTCCCCGAGGGCGGCAGCAACGCCCTCGCCGTGCGCGGCTGCCGCGCCCTCGGCGAGGAGCTCGGCGACCATGCCGACGTCGCGGCCGTGGCCTGCGGCACCGGAGGCACCCTCGCCGGACTGGCGGCCGGCCTCGCCCCGGGCCGGCGCGCCCTGGGCATACCCGTCCTCAGGGGCGGATTCCTGAGCGGCGACATACGGGCCCTGCAGGAGCAGGCCTTCGGCGGCCGCCGCGGGAACTGGTCGCTCGACGACCGCTTCCACTTCGGCGGCTACGCCCGCACCACTGCGGAACTGGATGCCTTCGCGGAGGATTTCACCGAACGCCACGGCCTCCCCGTCGAGCGCCTCTACGTCGCCAAGCTGCTGTTCGCCCTGGTCACCCTGGCCGACGAGGGCGCCTTCCCGCGCGGGACCACGATCGCCGCGGTCGTCACCGGGCGGCCCTTCCCCGACCGCGAAACTGCCTAG
- the sodX gene encoding nickel-type superoxide dismutase maturation protease yields MPELSQESERGGAVLPFGLAEVTGPSMVPTLYHGDRIVVQYGARIRPGDVVVLRHPFQQDLLVVKRAAERRESGWWVLGDNAYAGGDSTDYGTVPEDLVLGKVWFRYRPRKPAQRSPLALVRWALSAARPVFADRSASRRLRAR; encoded by the coding sequence ATGCCGGAGCTGTCGCAGGAGAGCGAGCGCGGGGGTGCGGTCCTGCCCTTCGGGCTGGCCGAGGTGACCGGGCCGTCCATGGTGCCCACGCTGTACCACGGGGACCGGATCGTGGTGCAGTACGGCGCCCGGATCCGGCCGGGTGACGTGGTCGTTCTGCGGCATCCCTTCCAGCAGGACCTCCTGGTCGTCAAGCGCGCGGCGGAGCGGCGCGAGAGCGGCTGGTGGGTGCTCGGGGACAACGCGTACGCCGGGGGCGACAGCACCGACTACGGCACCGTGCCCGAGGACCTGGTCCTGGGCAAGGTGTGGTTCCGCTACCGGCCGCGCAAGCCGGCTCAGCGCTCTCCGCTGGCGCTGGTGCGCTGGGCGCTGTCCGCCGCCAGGCCGGTCTTCGCCGACCGGTCGGCCTCCAGGCGCTTGCGGGCGCGGTAG
- a CDS encoding CGNR zinc finger domain-containing protein has translation MELAYYSDYAVRLVNSEEPARGKDNLTSVDAVRGLFGANSSAARRATDADVTRFRSVRARLRAVFEAADTGDETLAVDLLNSLLLEFPVSPQISGHDHRDEDGRPLWHMHLADHPSNATAGYAAIAAMGLAFHLTEYGVDRLGLCEAAPCRNAYLDTSTNRSRRYCSDRCATRANVAAYRARKRLEADRSAKTGLAADSAQRTSASGER, from the coding sequence GTGGAACTGGCCTATTACTCGGATTACGCCGTACGCCTCGTCAACAGCGAGGAACCGGCCCGGGGCAAGGACAACCTGACCTCGGTGGACGCGGTCCGCGGTCTGTTCGGCGCCAACTCCTCGGCCGCCCGGCGCGCCACCGACGCCGACGTCACGCGCTTCCGCTCGGTGCGGGCCCGGCTGCGCGCGGTCTTCGAGGCGGCCGACACCGGGGACGAGACCCTGGCGGTGGACCTGCTCAACTCGCTGCTGCTGGAGTTCCCGGTGAGCCCGCAGATCTCCGGCCACGACCACCGCGACGAGGACGGCCGCCCGCTGTGGCACATGCACCTGGCGGACCACCCGTCGAACGCGACCGCCGGCTACGCGGCGATCGCCGCGATGGGTCTGGCCTTCCACCTGACCGAGTACGGCGTCGACCGCCTCGGCCTGTGCGAGGCGGCGCCGTGCCGCAACGCCTACCTCGACACCTCGACCAACCGCTCGCGCCGCTACTGCTCGGACCGCTGCGCCACCCGCGCGAACGTGGCCGCCTACCGCGCCCGCAAGCGCCTGGAGGCCGACCGGTCGGCGAAGACCGGCCTGGCGGCGGACAGCGCCCAGCGCACCAGCGCCAGCGGAGAGCGCTGA
- a CDS encoding class I SAM-dependent methyltransferase — MTGPDAGAATTAGTDWQAWQESWDRQQEWYMPDREDRFRIMLDMVEAFTGPEPRVLDLACGTGSITARLLRRFPGATSTGVDLDPALLTIARGTFAGDSRVTLVEADLKDPEWPARLPYDTYDAVLTATALHWLRTGPLEALYGQVAELVRYGGVFLNADHMTDDTTPRINAAETAYARARMDRALRNGALDWAEWWALAAKDPVLAAPTARRFEIYGAHADGEMPSAAWHARVLREKGFGEARPVWCSPSDTVLLALK, encoded by the coding sequence ATGACGGGACCGGACGCGGGTGCCGCCACCACCGCGGGTACCGATTGGCAGGCCTGGCAGGAGAGCTGGGACCGCCAGCAGGAGTGGTACATGCCCGACCGGGAGGACCGCTTCCGGATCATGCTCGACATGGTGGAGGCCTTCACCGGGCCCGAGCCGCGCGTCCTCGACCTCGCCTGCGGCACCGGCAGCATCACGGCCCGCCTGCTCCGCAGGTTCCCGGGGGCCACCAGCACCGGCGTCGACCTCGACCCCGCCCTGCTCACCATCGCCCGCGGCACCTTCGCCGGCGACTCGAGGGTGACCCTCGTCGAGGCCGACCTCAAGGATCCCGAGTGGCCCGCCCGGCTGCCGTACGACACGTACGACGCGGTCCTCACCGCCACGGCCCTCCACTGGCTGCGCACGGGGCCCCTGGAGGCCCTCTACGGTCAGGTCGCGGAACTCGTCCGCTACGGCGGCGTCTTCCTGAACGCCGACCACATGACCGACGACACGACACCCAGGATCAACGCCGCCGAGACCGCTTACGCCCGCGCCCGCATGGACCGGGCCCTGAGGAACGGCGCCCTCGACTGGGCCGAGTGGTGGGCCCTGGCCGCCAAGGACCCGGTCCTCGCCGCGCCCACCGCCCGCCGCTTCGAGATCTACGGCGCCCACGCCGACGGCGAGATGCCCTCCGCCGCCTGGCACGCGCGCGTGCTGCGCGAGAAGGGGTTCGGCGAGGCGCGCCCGGTGTGGTGCTCCCCGTCGGACACGGTGCTGCTGGCGCTGAAATAG
- the sodN gene encoding superoxide dismutase, Ni, producing the protein MLSRLFAPKVKVSAHCDLPCGVYDPAQARIEAESVKAIQEKMAGNDDPHFQARATVIKEQRAELAKHHVSVLWSDYFKPPHFEKYPELHQLVNDTLKALSAAKASTDPATGQKALDYIAQIDKIFWETKKA; encoded by the coding sequence ATGCTTTCCCGCCTGTTTGCCCCCAAGGTCAAGGTCAGCGCGCACTGCGACCTGCCCTGCGGTGTGTACGACCCGGCCCAGGCCCGCATCGAGGCGGAGTCCGTGAAGGCCATCCAGGAGAAGATGGCCGGCAACGACGACCCGCACTTCCAGGCGCGTGCCACCGTCATCAAGGAGCAGCGCGCCGAGCTGGCCAAGCACCACGTCTCGGTGCTCTGGAGCGACTACTTCAAGCCGCCGCACTTCGAGAAGTACCCCGAGCTGCACCAGCTGGTGAACGACACCCTCAAGGCCCTCTCCGCCGCCAAGGCCTCCACCGACCCGGCCACGGGCCAGAAGGCGCTGGACTACATCGCCCAGATCGACAAGATCTTCTGGGAGACCAAGAAGGCCTGA
- the ppk2 gene encoding polyphosphate kinase 2, translated as MTTPPLLAELADLKVDYTDPDDPVLIRPDGSPIDTWRENYPYTHRMERKEYEWHKRLQQIELLKLQSWVKGTGRRLVVVFEGRDAAGKGGTIKRFTEHLNPRGARVVALEKPTERESGQWYFQRYVQHLPTAGEIVLFDRSWYNRAGVERVMGFCSDDDYRRFMRQAPLFERMLVDDGIDLVKFWFSVSQGEQRTRFTIRQVDPVRQWKLSPMDLASLDRWDDYTAAKVAMFRETDTDHAPWTVVKSNDKKRARVEAMRSVLARFDYTDKDEEVVGSPDPRIVGAAAGLLEAGEDDQGDAT; from the coding sequence ATGACCACACCGCCCCTGCTGGCCGAACTGGCCGACCTGAAGGTCGACTACACCGACCCCGACGACCCCGTGCTGATCCGCCCGGACGGCTCCCCGATCGACACCTGGCGGGAGAACTACCCGTACACGCACCGGATGGAGCGCAAGGAGTACGAGTGGCACAAGCGGCTGCAGCAGATCGAACTGCTGAAGCTGCAGAGCTGGGTCAAGGGGACCGGACGCCGGCTCGTCGTCGTCTTCGAGGGGCGGGACGCGGCCGGCAAGGGCGGCACCATCAAGCGGTTCACCGAGCACCTCAACCCGCGCGGGGCGAGGGTCGTGGCACTGGAGAAGCCGACCGAGCGCGAGAGCGGCCAGTGGTACTTCCAGCGCTACGTCCAGCACCTGCCCACCGCCGGTGAGATCGTCCTCTTCGACCGCTCCTGGTACAACCGGGCCGGCGTGGAGCGGGTGATGGGCTTCTGTTCGGACGACGACTACCGGCGCTTCATGCGCCAGGCGCCGCTGTTCGAGCGGATGCTGGTGGACGACGGGATCGACCTGGTGAAGTTCTGGTTCTCGGTCTCCCAGGGGGAGCAGCGCACCCGCTTCACCATCCGCCAGGTCGACCCCGTACGGCAGTGGAAGCTCAGCCCCATGGACCTCGCGTCCCTGGACCGCTGGGACGACTACACGGCCGCCAAGGTCGCCATGTTCCGCGAGACGGACACCGACCACGCGCCCTGGACCGTGGTGAAGAGCAACGACAAGAAGCGGGCCCGCGTCGAGGCCATGCGCAGCGTGCTCGCCCGCTTCGACTACACCGACAAGGACGAGGAGGTCGTCGGCAGCCCCGACCCCCGCATCGTCGGCGCGGCCGCCGGCCTGCTGGAGGCGGGGGAGGACGACCAGGGGGACGCGACCTGA
- a CDS encoding GNAT family N-acetyltransferase, translating into MGVAIRAADEGDRDLVVRLLDDAFQDDPVSGWVFPGEEYRRTTHQRLMAAFTDIVLAEGRIDLTEDGTACALWLPVPADSHDADDDDDGPARLRLGVDPDNERVELIGRLTQDIHPAGRAHAYLWMIGVTPKRQGEGLGTALLRHALDRCDQEDLPAYLEASSARSRALYECLGFELTGDPLDLPDGPRMWPMWREPRA; encoded by the coding sequence ATGGGCGTGGCGATCCGCGCGGCGGACGAGGGCGATCGCGATCTGGTCGTGCGGCTGCTGGACGATGCCTTCCAGGACGACCCGGTGAGCGGCTGGGTCTTCCCCGGAGAGGAGTACCGCCGTACGACCCACCAGCGGCTGATGGCCGCCTTCACCGACATCGTGCTCGCGGAGGGCCGCATCGACCTCACCGAGGACGGCACGGCGTGCGCACTGTGGCTGCCGGTGCCCGCCGACTCCCACGACGCCGATGACGATGACGACGGCCCCGCCCGGCTCCGCTTGGGGGTCGACCCGGACAACGAGCGCGTGGAGCTGATCGGCCGGCTGACGCAGGACATCCACCCGGCGGGCCGCGCCCACGCATACCTGTGGATGATCGGCGTGACACCGAAGCGCCAGGGTGAGGGCCTCGGCACGGCCCTCCTCCGGCACGCCCTCGACCGCTGCGACCAGGAGGACCTGCCCGCCTATCTGGAGGCCAGCAGCGCCCGCAGCCGCGCCCTGTACGAGTGCCTCGGCTTCGAGCTCACCGGCGACCCGCTCGACCTCCCCGACGGCCCGCGCATGTGGCCCATGTGGCGCGAGCCCCGGGCCTGA
- a CDS encoding family 2B encapsulin nanocompartment shell protein, whose translation MSVGDEVRTEQDRPQQSLGTAAARNLATTTKSVPQMQEISSRWLLRLLPWVDVQGGTYRVNRRLTYAVGDGRITFVKTGDRVEVIPAELGELPALRGFEDDAVLSELAQRCRQREVGAGQVIASFGNQTEEVYLLAHGRVEKVGTGPYGDDQVLGVLADGAYFGEQALLDPDAIWEYTARADTACTVLILSRHDVEQVAERAESLRAHLQRQRTIPGQRTNKYGEKAVDLAAGHSGEPDIPHTFVDYEARPREYELSIAQTVLRIHTRVADLYNQPMNQTEQQLRLTIEALKERQEHELINNRDFGLLHNCEYDQRIQPHDGVPSPDDMDELLSRRRGTKLFLAHPRAIAAFGRELNKRGLVPETIDMGGNRIPTWRGVPIFPCNKIPVTEARTSSIIAMRTGEEDQGVIGLRAKGIPDEIEPSLSVRFMGINEQAIIKYLVTAYHSAAVLVPDALGVLENIEVGRWR comes from the coding sequence ATGTCGGTAGGCGATGAGGTCCGCACGGAGCAGGACCGGCCGCAGCAGAGCCTCGGCACCGCGGCCGCGCGGAACCTGGCCACCACCACCAAGTCCGTTCCCCAGATGCAGGAGATCAGCTCACGCTGGCTGCTGCGCCTGCTGCCATGGGTCGACGTGCAGGGCGGCACGTACCGGGTGAACCGGCGGCTGACGTACGCCGTCGGCGACGGCCGCATCACCTTCGTGAAGACCGGCGACCGCGTCGAGGTCATCCCCGCCGAGCTCGGCGAGCTGCCCGCGCTGCGGGGGTTCGAGGACGACGCGGTGCTCTCCGAGCTCGCTCAGCGCTGCCGGCAGCGGGAGGTCGGCGCCGGCCAGGTGATCGCCTCCTTCGGCAACCAGACCGAGGAGGTGTACCTGCTGGCCCACGGCAGGGTCGAGAAGGTCGGCACCGGGCCCTACGGCGACGACCAGGTCCTCGGCGTCCTCGCGGACGGCGCGTACTTCGGCGAACAGGCCCTCCTCGACCCGGACGCCATCTGGGAGTACACCGCCCGCGCGGACACCGCGTGCACCGTCCTCATCCTCTCCCGCCACGACGTCGAGCAGGTCGCGGAACGCGCCGAATCGCTGCGTGCCCACCTCCAGCGCCAGCGCACGATCCCCGGTCAGCGCACCAACAAGTACGGCGAGAAGGCGGTCGACCTCGCCGCCGGCCACAGCGGCGAGCCGGACATCCCCCACACCTTCGTCGACTACGAGGCAAGGCCCCGCGAGTACGAGCTGAGCATCGCCCAGACCGTCCTGCGCATCCACACCCGCGTCGCCGACCTGTACAACCAGCCCATGAACCAGACGGAGCAGCAACTCCGGCTCACCATCGAGGCGTTGAAGGAGCGTCAGGAGCACGAGCTGATCAACAACCGTGACTTCGGCCTGCTCCACAACTGCGAGTACGACCAGCGGATCCAGCCGCACGACGGCGTCCCCAGCCCCGACGACATGGACGAACTGCTCAGCCGCCGCCGGGGCACCAAACTCTTCCTCGCCCACCCGCGCGCGATCGCCGCGTTCGGCCGTGAGCTCAACAAGCGGGGACTGGTCCCGGAGACCATCGACATGGGAGGCAATCGCATCCCCACCTGGCGGGGTGTGCCGATCTTCCCCTGCAACAAGATCCCGGTCACCGAGGCCCGGACCAGCTCGATCATCGCCATGCGTACCGGCGAGGAGGACCAGGGCGTCATCGGGCTGCGCGCGAAGGGCATCCCGGACGAGATCGAGCCGAGCCTGTCCGTGCGCTTCATGGGCATCAACGAGCAGGCGATCATCAAGTACCTGGTCACGGCCTACCACTCGGCGGCCGTGCTGGTACCGGACGCGCTGGGCGTCCTGGAGAACATCGAGGTCGGCCGTTGGCGCTGA
- a CDS encoding VOC family protein — protein MSGGVRWTYAFIDRPAESFAPACAFWTAVTGTRLSGLRGDDKEFTTLLHDGADACVKAQAVASGPGGAHLDFPVEDVREFTDAALRLGAEMVADHGTWAVLCSPAGQLFCTMPWRGEAVRPPLVHGSRLDQVCIDIAPSAYDTEVAFWSALLDGWTSVPGSLPEFHVVKPPPGLPIRILLQRLGEERRTGAHLDLACADIGATRAEHQRLGAEFVAHGSGWTVMRDPAGGLYCLTGRDPETGGLPRPFRG, from the coding sequence GTGAGCGGAGGGGTCCGGTGGACGTACGCCTTCATCGACCGCCCGGCCGAATCCTTCGCCCCCGCCTGTGCGTTCTGGACGGCCGTCACGGGTACGCGGCTGTCCGGACTCCGGGGTGACGACAAGGAGTTCACCACGCTCCTGCACGACGGCGCCGACGCCTGCGTCAAGGCGCAGGCGGTCGCCTCGGGTCCGGGCGGCGCGCATCTGGACTTCCCGGTGGAGGACGTACGGGAGTTCACGGACGCGGCGCTGCGGCTGGGGGCGGAGATGGTCGCCGACCACGGGACGTGGGCCGTACTGTGCTCGCCCGCAGGGCAGTTGTTCTGCACCATGCCCTGGCGCGGTGAAGCGGTCCGGCCGCCCCTCGTGCACGGCAGCCGTCTCGACCAGGTGTGCATCGACATCGCGCCTTCCGCCTACGACACGGAAGTCGCCTTCTGGAGCGCCCTGTTGGACGGCTGGACGTCCGTGCCCGGCTCACTCCCCGAGTTCCACGTGGTCAAGCCCCCGCCCGGCCTGCCGATCCGCATCCTGCTCCAACGGCTCGGCGAGGAACGGCGCACGGGAGCCCATCTGGACCTCGCCTGCGCCGACATCGGGGCGACCCGCGCCGAACACCAGCGGCTCGGCGCAGAGTTCGTCGCCCACGGCTCCGGCTGGACGGTGATGCGCGACCCGGCGGGCGGCCTGTACTGCCTGACGGGCCGGGATCCCGAAACCGGTGGCCTGCCACGCCCGTTCCGAGGGTGA